One window from the genome of Chionomys nivalis chromosome 14, mChiNiv1.1, whole genome shotgun sequence encodes:
- the Slc26a2 gene encoding sulfate transporter — MSSEDKEQHDFPLRDLPEEAFSLPSEVPLEAQRESSTDFKQFETSDRRRPYRRIHMEPQEKPDTNIKRVVIRKLQKSCQCSPAKVKNMVFDFIPILRWLPKYNLKKNILGDVMSGLIVGILLVPQSIAYSLLAGQEPIYGLYTSFFASIIYCLFGTSRHISVGIFGILCLMIGEVVDRELHKVCPDIAATSSSFAVTSNGCVSVNHTLDGLCTKSCYAIKIGTTVTFIAGVYQVAMGFFQVGFVSVYLSDALLSGFVTGASLTVLTSQAKYLLGLKLPRSSGIGSVITTWINIFRNIPKTNICDLITSLLCLLVLLPSKELNERFKAKLKAPIPTELIVVVAATLASHFGKLNENYNSSISGHIPTGFMPPQAPDWSLIPNVAVDAIAISIIGFATTVSLSEMFAKKHGYTVKANQEMYAIGFCNIIPSFFHCITTSAALAKTLVKESTGCQSQLSAIVTALVLLLVLLVIAPLFYSLQKCVLGVITIVNLRGALLKFRDLPKMWRVSRMDTVIWFVTMLSSALLSTEIGLLVGVCFSMFCVILRTQKPKASLLGLEEESETFESISDYKNLQTKAGIKIFRFISPLYYINKECFKSALYKKTLNPILVKAAWKKVAKKKLKEEAVIFSGIQDEVSVQLSHDPLELHTIVIDCSAIQFLDTAGIHTLKEVRRDYEAIGVQVLLAQCNPSVRDSLTRGEYCKKEEESLLFYSLSEAVAFAVDSQKQKGVPALNGLSLSGD; from the exons ATGTCTTCGGAAGATAAAGAGCAACATGACTTTCCGCTGAGGGACTTACCTGAAGAAGCCTTCAGTCTTCCATCTGAGGTCCCACTGGAGGCCCAAAGGGAATCAAGCACTGACTTCAAGCAGTTTGAGACCAGTGATCGACGCAGACCTTATCGTAGGATCCACATGGAACCTCAGGAAAAGCCAGATACTAACATCAAAAGAGTTGTCATCAGAAAGCTGCAGAAGAGCTGCCAGTGTAGCCCAGCCAAAGTCAAAAATATGGTTTTTGATTTCATCCCCATTTTACGGTGGCTCCCAAAATATAatcttaagaaaaacattttaggcGATGTGATGTCTGGACTGATTGTGGGCATACTTCTTGTGCCCCAGTCTATTGCCTACTCCCTGTTGGCTGGCCAGGAGCCTATCTATGGTCTGTATACATCATTTTTTGCCAGCATCATTTATTGCCTGTTTGGTACCTCTCGCCACATCTCTGTGGGCATTTTCGGAATACTGTGCCTTATGATTGGTGAGGTAGTTGACCGAGAACTACATAAAGTCTGCCCTGACATTGCTGCTACATCGTCTTCATTTGCAGTGACTTCAAATGGATGTGTGTCAGTAAACCATACATTAGATGGACTTTGTACCAAAAGTTGTTATGCAATTAAAATTGGCACCACTGTGACCTTCATAGCTGGAGTTTATCAG GTAGCGATGGGCTTCTTTCAAGTGGGCTTTGTCTCTGTCTACCTCTCAGATGCCTTGCTGAGTGGGTTTGTCACTGGTGCCTCTCTCACCGTTCTCACATCTCAGGCCAAGTACCTCCTCGGGCTGAAGCTTCCTCGGAGCAGTGGTATAGGCTCGGTCATCACTACCTGGATCAATATCTTTAGAAACATCCCTAAGACCAATATCTGTGATCTCATCACCAGCCTGTTGTGTCTCCTGGTCCTTTTGCCAAGCAAAGAACTCAATGAACGCTTCAAGGCCAAGCTCAAGGCGCCGATTCCAACCGAACTCATTGTCGTTGTGGCAGCGACATTAGCTTCTCATTTTGGAAAACTAAATGAGAATTACAATTCCAGTATTTCTGGACATATTCCCACCGGGTTTATGCCACCCCAAGCACCAGACTGGAGCCTGATTCCTAATGTGGCTGTAGATGCAATAGCTATTTCTATCATTGGTTTTGCTACCACTGTATCTCTTTCTGAGATGTTTGCCAAGAAACATGGCTACACGGTCAAAGCAAATCAAGAGATGTACGCCATTGGCTTTTGCAATATCATACCTTCCTTCTTCCACTGCATAACTACTAGTGCTGCTCTCGCAAAGACACTGGTGAAAGAATCAACAGGCTGCCAGTCCCAGCTGTCAGCTATCGTGACAGCCCTTGTTCTTTTGTTGGTCCTTCTGGTAATAGCTCCTTTATTCTATTCCCTTCAAAAATGTGTCCTTGGTGTCATCACTATTGTAAATCTCCGGGGTGCCCTTCTCAAATTTAGAGACCTTCCCAAGATGTGGAGGGTTAGCAGAATGGATACGGTTATCTGGTTTGTTACTATGCTGTCCTCCGCTCTGTTAAGCACCGAAATAGGCCTCCTTGTTGGGGTTTGTTTTTCCATGTTTTGTGTAATCCTCCGTACTCAGAAGCCAAAAGCTTCACTGCTTGGTTTGGAAGAAGAGTCTGAAACCTTTGAATCCATTTCTGACTACAAGAACCTTCAGACCAAGGCGGGCATCAAGATTTTCCGCTTCATATCCCCTCTCTACTACATAAACAAAGAATGCTTTAAATCAGCTCTGTACAAGAAAACTCTAAACCCAATCTTGGTAAAGGCAGCTTGGAAGAAGGTAGCGAAGAAGAAACTCAAAGAGGAAGCAGTGATTTTCAGTGGGATCCAAGATGAAGTTTCAGTGCAGCTGTCCCACGACCCCTTGGAGCTGCACACTATTGTGATTGACTGCAGTGCGATACAGTTTCTAGACACCGCGGGGATCCACACACTGAAAGAAGTTCGCAGGGATTATGAAGCCATTGGCGTCCAGGTTTTACTGGCTCAGTGCAATCCTTCTGTGAGGGATTCCTTGACCAGAGGAGAATACtgcaaaaaggaagaagaaagtcttCTCTTCTATAGTCTGTCTGAAGCAGTGGCTTTTGCAGTGGACTCTCAGAAGCAGAAAGGAGTGCCTGCTCTCAATGGTCTGAGTCTTTCCGGTGACTGA